Part of the Deinococcus fonticola genome is shown below.
AGGCGAGGGCGTGGTATGCGCTGGGGGAAGCGCACGTGCCGCAGCTCGACGGACGCTCAAGGGTAGGCGTGGCCGCCGCCGCCCGCGCCTACGCCGCCATCCTGACCGACTTGGAGAACAACGATTTCGACAACCTGACTTACCGGGCGCACGTGTCGGGGTGGCACAAATTGAAGCTGCTGTGGGGGGCGCAGCGCGACTTCCGCGAACCGATCGATGTGTGCCCGATCAGCTGGCTGGAACGCCAGTACGCCCGGGTCATGGCGCCCCGCAACGTCTCCCCCACCGAGAGTGCCGACTGAGGCCCTGCACCCAGATGAGGCTATGCGCCCAGACAAATCAGGATTACCGGGCCAGTTCAGTCGTGCGGGCCTGCACGTCCCGTACGCTCCGGTAACCCGCCACGAAGAGGGCCACCCGCAGTTCCTGCTTCAGCGTCTCGATGTGGTCGATAACCGCCTGCACGCCCTCCAAGGCGAGAGGCAGGAAGGGAAGCGCGACAGCGTTGACATGCGCCCCCAGCGTCAGGGCGCGGGCCATGTCCAGGCCGCTGCGAATGCCGCCGGAGGCCACCAGCGGTACCCGTGGCAGGGCCGCCCGGCACTCGCGCAGGGCCTGGGCAGTGGGCAGGCCCACTTCGCACAGCGGCCCGAAGCGCACTTCTCCATAACGCGCCAGCGCCTCCACCCGGGCCCAGGAGGTGCCGCCTGCCCCGGCCACGTCCAGCGCGGCCAGCGGCAGATCAGCCAGAGAGGCCGCCACCCCACCGGAAATCCCGTGACCGACTTCCTTGACCAGGAGGGGCACGCGGCTTTCGCGGATCACCTGATGCAAGCGGGCGGTGGCCCCCTGGTAGGCCGTATCCCCGCTTGCCTGCATGGCCTCCTGGAGAGGATTGAGATGAACAGCCACGGCGTCGGCGCCCACCAGCGCAGCGGCGCGTTCCAGTTCCGCCGGGCCGTAGCCCTTCATCAGCTGACCCAGACCCAGGTTGCCGATCAGCAGAATGTCCGGGGCCACGTTGCGCACCTGAAAGCTGGATAGGGCGCCGGGCACGTCCAGCATCACGCGCTGCGACCCCAGCATCAGGCCGATGCCGGTGGCCTGCGCGGCCTCGGCCAGCGTGCGGTTGATGGTGCGGGCGCGCTCGGCGCCGCCGGTCATGGCCCCGATCAGGAGCGGCGCACTCAGGCGCTTGCCCAGGAAGGTGGTCGAGAGGTCGATGTCGGCCAGGTTCACCTCGGGCAGGGCGCGGTAGGGCCAGGGCACGGCCTCCAGGCCGGTGGTCACTGTCTGAAACTGCACGTCGTGCGCGAGACACACGTCGATGTGCTTCAGCTTGCGGCGCTGCACCTCACTCACCTGTGCTCACCTGTCTGGACTCACCTGCGGCCTCCAGGGGAACGGCCCCCATCAGGGCCGCCAGGGCAACTTCTTTGCCCTTGGCCTCCACCTCGATCCAGGGCACGTCGGCGTAGGCGCTGGGCAGGTGCGTGATCAGGTAACTGTGCCGCCTGTCCTGGTGGTTTTCCAGGCCGTTGCTGAGGTGAACGACCTGCCATTCGGGGGGCGTCCAGGTGGCCCGCGCCCGCAGCACCCACTCGCGCACGCTGGGGTCTTCCTGATCCGCCAGGCGCTCCTTGACCACGTGGTGGTGCGCGTCGAACACGAAAGGCGTGCCGGTCGCCTCGCAGATGGACAGCAAGTCCTGCGGCCCGTAGGCGCGTTCGTCGTTTTCCAGGCCCAGACGCAGGCGCACGGCGGGCGGCAGGTCGGGAATCAGGGCCTGCAATTCGGCCCCGCGCCCGCCCTTTCCACCGTGCAGCAGCAGCAGGTTCCAGGGGCTGCGCTCTAGGCCCAGGGCGTCCATCACGCTGGCGTGGCTTTGCAGGGCGTGCAGGCTGCTGGCGCGCACCTCGGGCCGCTCGCTGTTCAGCACGATGAACTGTTCGGGGTGCATCAGCACGCGAATGCCCGCGTCCCGGAAGGCCTGCCCGGCGGCCCGCAGCTCGGCGCTCAGCGAGGCCAGCACCGCGCGGCCGGTGTCGTCGCCGGCCAGGTCGAGCATGGGGAACAGGCTGGAACTCATGCGGTAGAGCCGCACGCCCCGCGCGGCGCAGTAGGCGGCCGCCGAATGCAGAATGCGGACGTTCTCGCGGTACAGAGTCAGCAGCTTCTCCTCGCGCCCGGCAGGCGAGAGCGTGCGGTAGCGGCTGAGGGTCACGGTTTTGAACCGCACCTCCGGCCCCACGGTAAGACAGACCAGACCGTAATGCGGCGTTCCCATCCGCCCAGCGTAGCGTGCCTGGGTGCGGGCCGGCGGCGCATCAAGGTTGCCTGAAGCGGGATCAGGGACGCCGGCCCTGCCAGGTGGGCTAGCATGCCAGCCATGTCCCTTCCAGCAGAGTTACAGCGTCCCCGGCGGGCCGTGATCATCGGCGCGGGCTTCGGCGGCCTGAGCTTGGGCATCCGGCTGCAAAGCCTGGGCTTCGATACGCTGATTCTGGAACGGCTGGACGGGCCGGGCGGGCGCGGCTACCAGAAGCACACGCCGGACGGCTACGTGTTCGACATGGGGCCGACCGTGATCACGGTGCCGCACTTCATCGAGGAACTGTTCGCGCTGGAGCGCGGCCGCGCCCAGCTGGACGGCGCGGACTTCCCGCAGAGCGTGCGGAACGCGCCGCGGGTCACGGTGGGCCCCTCGGGCGGATCGCACACCCGGCGCTATGTGAACCTGGTGCCCATTCTGCCCTTTTACCGCATCGTGTTCGACGACGGCACGCATTTCGATTACGACGGCGACCCGCAGCACACCCGCGAGCAGATTCGTGAACTGGCCCCGGAAGACCTGGCCGGGTACGAGCGTTTCGACCGCGACGCCCGCGCCATTTTCGAGCGCGGCTTTCTGGAGCTGGGGTACACGCACTTCGGCGACCTGCCCACGATGCTCAGGGTGGTGCCCGACCTGCTGCGGCTGGACGCGGTCAGGACGCTGTTCTCGTTTACCAGCAAGTACTTTCAGTCGGGCAAGATGCGCCAGGTGTTCAGTTTCGAGACGCTGCTGGTGGGCGGCAATCCCCTCAGCGTCCCGGCCATCTACGCGATGATTCACTTCGTCGAGAAAACCTGGGGCATTCATTACTGCATGGGGGGCACCGGCGAACTGGTGCGGGCCTTCGAGCGCAAATTTCGTGAACTGGGCGGCCAGATCCGCTACGGCGCGGGTGTGCAGGAGATCACCGTGACCGATGACTGGGGCCAGGCGCCTTCACCACTGAGACCCCGCGTGGCGCGCGGCGTGGTGCTGGAAAGCGGCGAGCGCGTCCCCGCCGATCTGGTGGTCAGCAACGGCGACTGGGCCAACACCTACCTGAAACGCGTGCCGGCCCGCGCCCGGCTGGTGAACAGCGACCTGCGCGTGAAGGCGGCGCGCCAGAGCATGAGCCTGCTGGTCATCTACTTCGGGTTCCGCGACGACGGGCAACCGCTGAACCTGCGCCACCACAACATTCTGCTGGGCCCGCGCTACGAGGCGCTGCTGCGCGAAATTTTCGGCCAGAAGGTGCTGGGCGCCGACTTCAGCCAGTACCTGCATGTGCCCACCCTCACCGACCCCAGCCTGGCCCCGCCAGGCCACCACGCCGCCTACACCCTGGTGCCGGTACCACACAAGGGCAGTGGCCTGGACTGGTCGGTAGAAGGCCCGAAACTGGTCGAGCGGGTGTACGCCTACCTGGATGAGCGCGGCATTATTCCTGGCCTGCGCGAACGCCTGACGCACTCGGAATTTATTACTCCGGACTACTTTGCCGGCACGCTGGACAGTTACCTGGGCAACGCGTTCGGGCCGGAGCCGGTGCTGGTACAAAGCGCTTTCTTCCGCCCGCACAACCGCAGCGAGGACGTGAAGAACCTGTACCTGGTGGGCGCAGGTGCACAGCCCGGCGGCGGCACCCCCAGCGTGATGATGTCGGCCAAAATGACCGCCCGCTTGATCGCCGACGACTTCGGCGTTCCGCCCTCTATCCGGCGCTGACAGAAACAGCCGAAACGAGCCGGGCCTGCATGAATACAGGCCCGGCTCGTTTCGGAAGTTCAGGGAAGATTCAGAAACTGTCTTCCCGACCTCGGTGGCTCAGCTGGCGGGGTTTGGGGCGCGGTTCCACACGCGGTGCTGCGCCAGCAGCTGCACGAAGGCGGCGTTGTCGTCGTCGATCACGCCGTGCGCGGCGTCCCAGGGGGTGCCGGGGAGTTGGCGGGCCGCCGCGGCCAGGGCCGGTGCTCCGTCGGCAATGGCGCCCAGGGGTTTGGCGTGCAGATACGCTTCACGCAGGAAGTCCAGCGCCTCGGTTTCGGTTTGCAGTTGCCCGTCCGCGACGACCACCGCGTCGAACAAGCTGGCGTGCGAATTGCCCAGGGTCTTCATGGCCTGCACCCCGCCCAGGTCGCCCAGGTGCGTGCCGACCACTTCGCCCATGGCTCCCTCGGCGCTCAGCGCCTGCTGAAGGGCCTTGACTGCCCCGGCGTCCACACCGTCGCCGGCCAGAATCGCCACGTGGCGGCCCTTGGCGGACTGCGGCTGCTCCAGCTGGCTCAGGGCGGCGGCTTTCTTCAGGCCGCCCGAGGCGCTGGTGTCGGCCTCGGCGCGGGCCAGCAGCGCCATTTCGGCGGGTTCGTCGTAGGTCACGCTGGGTTTGGCGGTCTCCTGGGCGCGGGGTTTCTCACCCAGGCCCAGCGCCACCTGAGAGGCCAGCAGCGGGTGAATCTTCTCGAGGTGTTCCAGCATGGCCAGGCGCACGTGCGGCGTTTCGACCTTGCTCAGCTCGAAGCGCAGGGCCTTGGCGATGTGCACGCGCTCGACCGGCGACATGCTGTTCCAGAACAGCTTTGCCTGGCCGTAATGGTCACTGAAACTGGCCGGGCGCACGCGCAACTTGGCGCCCGAGGCCATCACCGGGTGGCTGTGGAACCCCTGCTTCTCGTCGGGGGCGGGTCGGTTGCCGTCCAGCGAATTGGGGAAGTAAGACACGCGGCCCGGATTGATCTGGAAACGCATGTGGCCGTCGCGCTGGTTGTTGCTGGCAGCGTTCACGGGGCGGTTGATGGGCAGCGACTGCCAGTTGGGCGAACCCAGGCGCGAAAGCTGCGTGTCCAGGTAGGAGAAGTTGCGCCCTTGCAGCAGCGGGTCTTCGGTAAAGTCCATGCCCGGCACGATGTTGCTGGTCATGTAGCCGACCTGCTCGGTCTCGCTGAAGAAATTGTCGGGGTTGCGGTTCAGCACCATCTTGCCGATCAAGCGTACCGGCACCAGGTCTTCCGGGACGATCTTGGTGGCGTCCAGCACGTCGAAGTCCCACTGCGCCGCCTGCTCGGGCGTGAACAGTTGTACGCCCAGGTGCCATTCCAGCATGCCGCCGGCGTCGATGGTTTCCCACATCTGGCGGCGGTTGAAGTCGGGGTCTTTGCCGGCAATCTTCTGCGCTTCGTCCCACACCAGCGAGTGCGTGCCCAGCAGCGGCTTCCAGTGGAACTTCACGAAGGTCACCTCGCCGCGCGCGTTGATCAGGCGGAAGGTATGGACGCCGAAGCCCTCCATGGTGTCGAAGCTGCGCGGAATGGCGCGGTCCGACATGGCCCACATGATCATGTGCATGGATTCGGGCGTCAGTGAGATGAAATCCCAGAAGGTGTCGTGGGCGCTGGCGGCCTGCGGCATCTCATGGTGCGGTTCGGGCTTGACCGCGTGCACTAAGTCCGGAAACTTGATGGCGTCCTGAATGAAGAACACCGGGATGTTGTTGCCCACGATGTCCCAGTTGCCCTGCTGGGTGTAGAAGCGGGTGGCGAAGCCGCGCACGTCGCGGGGGGTGTCGGGGCTGCCCCGGAAGCCCGCCACGGTGGAGAAGCGCACGAACACCGGGGTTTTCGCGCCCACCTCGGTCAGCACCTGCGCGGTGGTGTAGTCCCCCAGCGAGTCGGTCAGTTCGAAGTAGCCGTGTGCGCCGCTGCCACGCGCGTGCACCACCCGTTCGGGGATGCGTTCATGGTCGAAGTGGTGCAGCTTTTCGCGCAGGAAATGGTCTTCGAGCAGAACCGGGCCGCGCTCGCCAGCTTTCAGGCTGTTCTGGTCGTCACCGATGACGTGGCCCATGTTGTCGGTCAGCATGTTGCCGGGCTGGAGGGTGTCGTGCGCCAGATCCTGCTGCTTGGCGTCGTTGTTTGTTTTCTTCGTCATAGGTCTCCTGCTTTCCTTGTTTCACTGGGCTGGCTGGCCAGGGTGGGTTTCAAAGATTCAATTCTGGTTGAACTCGCGTTCGGCCTGCCCCTTGATGGGGTTGTTGCGGGTGGCCTCAGTTTCGACCTGCTTGCCAGGGCGTGCCGCGTCGGAGGCGGTGGCGGCGGGCAGGAAACGGGTGGTCAGGGCCATCAGGTCGGCGGTCAGTTCGGGCGCGAGGTTGGACGCCCACCCCAGCAGCAGGGCCGGGCCGCCGATCATGGCCTGCGCGTTCCCGCGCACCAGCGCGTCCACCGCGCGCCGGGCCGCCACCGCGGCGTCCAGCGAGAGCACCGGGAGGTTGTCCAGCGTGGCGAACAGCGCGTACTCCTTCTCGTACTGGCCTTTCACCTCGGCCTGGCGGGCGCTGCCGGTGCGCATCAGGCTGGGCAGCACGGTGGTCACACCCACGCCGTGCTGCGCCAGTTCCGCCCGCAGCGCCTGCCCCAGCCCATAAGAGGCAAATTTGCTGACGCTGTACGGCCCCAGGTGCGGCACCGCCACCTTGCCACCCACCGACGACACGATCAGCACGCGCCCAGCATTCTTTTTCAGCTGGGGCAGCGCCGCGCGGGTCAGGCGCAGGGCCCCGAAGGCGTTGACCTCCATGATCCGCATGAAATCCTCGTCGGTCATGTTTTCCAGCGGGCCGGTCTGGATGATGCCGGCGTTGTTGACGACTATGTCCAGCCGCCCGAAGTGGGCCACCGTTTCCTCCACGGCGCGGGTCAGGTCTGCGGGCTGCGTCACGTCGGCGACCACCGTGTAGGCCTCGCCACCGCGCTCGCGGATGTCCTGCGCGGCGCGTTCCAGTTCGGCGCCGTCGCGCGCCAGCAGGGCCACCTGGGCGCCGCGGGCCACCAGTTCGCGGGCCAGGGCCAGGCCCAGCCCGCGTGAACCGCCCGAGATCAACGCGACTTTGCCGCCGAGGTCGTACGGCGCTTTCAGGGCGCGGCGGGCCGAGAGGGCGGCCACGCCCGCCACCAGCATCAGTCGTTTGGGGATTCGCATTCCCTTACCTTATGCCCAGGGGTTCAGCACCACTTTGATGCAACCGTCATGCTTGTCCCGGAAGGTCTTGTACAGATCCGGCGCCTGATCCAGCGTGGCGCGGTGCGTGATCACGAAGCTGGGGTCGATCTCGCCGGCCTCGATGCGCGACAGCAGCGGGTAGATGTGCTTGTGGGTGTGCGTCTGGCCCATCTTGAAGGTCAGGCCCTTGGCGAAGGCCGCGCCCATCGGCAGCTTGTCGACCAGGCCGCCGTACACGCCGGGCAGGCTGACGGTGCCGCCCTTGGCGCAGCTTTGGATGGCCCAGCGCAGGGCCGTGATCCGGTCAAAACTGAGTTTGAGGGTCTGCTGCAACTTGTCGAGCGCCGCGCCGGGGCCGTGGCCGTGCGCTTCCATCCCCACCGCGTCGATCACGTGATCCGGGCCGCGCCCGCCGGTCGCCTCGCGGAGCGCCTGCAGCACATCCTCCTGCTCGTAATTGATGGTCTGTGCGCCCGCTTCCTGGGCCATTTTCAGGCGTTCAGACACGCGGTCGATGGCGATCACGTGCGCCGCGCCCAGCATGTAGGCGCTGCGAATAGCGAACTGCCCCACCGGGCCGGCCCCGAACACCGCCACCACATCACGCCCGGGCTGGATGTTGCAGTTCTCGGCGGCCTGCCAGCCGGTGGGGAAAATGTCGGTCAGGAACAGTACCTGTTCGTCCTTCAGGCCCGTTTCGATCTTGTGCGGCCCCACGTCGGCGAAGGGAACGCGCACGTACTGCGCCTGCCCGCCCGCGTACCCGCCGTACATGTGGGAGTACCCGAACAGCGCGCCACCGCTGGTGGCACCATACAGCGCCTCAGCCATGCGGTGGTTGGGGTTGCTGTTGTCGCAGGCGCTGTACATGCCGCGCACACAGTAGTCGCACACGCCGCAGGAGATGTTGAAGGGCACCACCACGCGGTCGCCGACCTTCAGTTTCTTCACTGCCTTGCCGACTTCCACCACTTCACCCATGAACTCGTGGCCCAGGATGTCGCCCTTTTCCATACTGGGAATAAAGCCGTCGAGCAGGTGCAGGTCGGAGCCGCAGATGGCGGTGGAGGTGATTTTCACGATGGCGTCAGTGGGTAAAAGCAGCGTGGGGTCGGGCACCGTTTCCACGCCAACCTTATTTACGCCCTGCCAGACAATTGCTTTCATGCGTTACCTGCCTTCCGTTGATCCTGCTCGGCTTTGGGGCTTTCCTCGCCCGTTTTGGTCTTCTGGCCGGCGTCGGGGCGGCCACTGGTCTGACCGTTGGTGGTGGGGGCAAAGCCCAGTTCCTGCTCACGCTTGAACCGCATCAGGTCGTCGCGCAGTTGCTGGGCGGGTTCCTCACCGAACAGGCGCGCCAGCACCGCGCCGGTGGCGCCCAGCGGGGGCTTGTACGTCATGTTCACGGTAATCTGGGTACCGCGCTGCCCCGGTGCGGGCTGGAATTTCACCTCGCCGCTGTTCTCGATGGTCGACCCCGGCAGGCTCTGCCAGGCGATGCGCCGGCCCGGCTCATCGGCGGTCAGCTCGGCTTCCCAGCTCACGGCCTGGCCCAGCGGCGCTTTGGCCGTCCATTTCGAGCGCTTCTCGTCCAGCACTTCCACGCTCTGAAGGTGGCTCATCAGGTGTGGCAGGTTGGGCAGGTTGCGCCAGATGGCGTACAGCCCCTCGACCGGCTTGTTGATGGTCACCGCGTCGCGGATCAGCACCTCTCCTGGCGTGTCGGTCTGCTCGATTTTCAGGGCTGGGGCCAGCGGCTGCTTGCCTTTCAGGGCCAGGTAGCCCATGCCAGCGCCGGCCGCGCCCAGCACCAGCGTGCCCAACGTCGAGCGGCTGCGCAGGCTGGACGCCAGGAACATGGCTCCCAGTGCCGCAAACAGGGTCTTCTCGGGAATGGTGATGTTCTCGGTCTTATCGGTGTTGTCCGTCTGATCGGTCATAAGGTTCTCCCTGGAAAGTTCTCCCTGGAAATGGGGGCGGGCAGCGCCGCGCGGAAATCACTGTGCGGAGTGGCCCGGTCAACGCTGGCCCTAGAACTTCCTGAAGCGCGTGAGCCTGAACGGGGTCTCTGGCGTGCCGCCCTGAAGTTTGTCCAGTTGCCCCTGGGTCACGATCAGTTCGCCGCCCAGGCTGGCAAGGGTGGTGGGAAAACGCAGGCCCGCCAGGGGTTCCTCGGCGACCAGCTGGCCGCTGCCGTAATCGGCGCTGAGGGCCACCTTGCCGACGACCTGATCCTTGTTGCGCGCCACGTACAGCGTGCGGCCGTCGAGCAGCAGGCCGTCACCATTGACCAGGCCGCCCATGACCTTCCGAACCGCTTTGGTGCGCAGGTCGATGCGCCATAGGTCGCCTGTGTTCAGCTGCACGCTGAGCAGGTAACGCCCGTCGGGGGTCACGACCAGGCCGTTGAGGTTGATGCCGGGGCCGTACTTGATGGGCGTGCGGCCCAGATCCAGCCAGCTTTCCAGCGTCAGGTCGGGTTTGACGCGGTACAGAACGGGCCGGTAGCTGTCGGTGACGTACACGTTCGCATCGGGGGCCACCACCAGGTCGTTGACATACTTGTGCGGCGAGGGCGGCGTTTCGAGCACCTTCAGGGTCATGCCGTCGGGTGACAGCACGCTGACCGTGCCCTGCGCGCCGCCGGCCACCCACAGCCGGCCCTGCGCGTCCACCTTCATCCCCAGCGCCGTGGCGCGGCCTTTGGCGCCGCCTTCCTGGAATTTGCTGACGGCCCCGCTGCTGGCGTTCAGCACATAGATGGTGCCGTTGGCCGCGCTGCCGGTGTAGATCAGGCCGCGCCGGGCGTCCACCGCCACGCCTTCCGGGAAGTCCTGTGGGCCGGGCAGCGGGTAGTCGCGCACCGCGAGGTTCTCGCGCACGATCACGCCGCAGCGTTCGCGTGGGCCGGTGGCGCCCGCCGGGTCGGTCTTGTAGTCGTCGGGCCGGGCGTGAATCACCAGGCTGCGGCCCAGCACCCCGTTTTCCCCGCTCAGGCTGACCTTGGAGGTGGTGAAGGTCAGCTGGCCGCTACCGTCGGCCGCCACGTTCAGCATGGGCGTGTCGCCGCCGTGACCGTGCTTGTTGTCGGTGGTGGGGGCGTCGTGGTTCTTGCTCATGCCGGGGTCGAAGTGGCCGCCTGCCCCGCCGAAGGGCACGACGGTGTTGGTGGCCGGATCGACGCCGGGGGTGCAGCGCCCCATCTCGTGAATGTGCATGCCATGCTGGCCGGGGGTCAGGCCGCGCACCTGCACGGTGATCTGAAGGTTTACGCCCAGCTGCTCGAAGCGGGCCGTGCCGGTGACCTGTCCGGCCGCGTCACGGATGGCGGCGGTGGCCCTCAGCGGCGCGGGGGTGGGGGCGGCCGCGCCGCCCGCCGCAGCGAGCCCGAGCGCAAGCAGGCTGGTCAGAGCAAAAGTTCGCATCACTGGCCTCCGGTGTAACGCACGCGGTAGATCACGCCGCTCTGGTCGTCGGTAAAGAGCAGGCTGCCGTCGGTGTAGGTGGCCACGCCGGCCACGCGCCCGAACTGTTTCCACTCGGTGCCCTCCTGGTACACGAACCCGCTCACGAAGGGTTCGATACGCTCGGGTCTGTTCTGCGCGTCGAACACCACGCGCCCGATCTCGTAGCCGCTGGGCTGGTCACGGTTCCACGACCCCCGGAAAGCCACGAAGGCGTCGTTGCGGTACTCGGCGGGAAACTGCTGGCCGGTGTAGAAGTTGAGGCCAATGGCAGCGGCGTGCGCGGTGTAGGTCAGGGTGCTGCCCTGGGTCATGGCGCAGTACTCGGCTTTGGTGATCTTGCCGGGAATCTGTGAACTGTTGGTGTAAGGGTCCGGGTTCTTTGTGCCGTAACAGAAGGGCCAGCCGTAATTCTTGCCGCGTTCCAGCGTGTTCAGTTCCTCGGGCGGAATGTTGTCGCCGTGCCAGTCGCTGCCCTGATCCATGCCGTAAAAGGTCTTGGTGACCGGGTGCCAGCCGAAGCCGATGGTGTGCCGCAGGCCCCGCGCGTAGACCTCGCGCCACTGACCGTCGGGGCGGATGCGCAGCACGGTGGCTTCCTCGGGGTTCTGGGTCTGCGCATCGTTGTTGGTGGCGCCGAAACTGGCGTACAGAAACCCGTCCGGCCCCCAGCCCAGCCCGCGCGCCGGGTGCTGGCCCGCGTCGGGAAAGCCGTCCGCGAAGATGCGCGGCAGTCCCAGCGTGCCGTCGCGGGCGATGTCCATGACCCAGATGGTCTTTTCGCCCACGGCGTACAGCTTGCCGCCCCGGTCGTCCAGCCCGTGCACCAGTTTCAGGTTCGCGGCCACCTGCCGGCGCTCGGTGGCGTCGAACAGGCCGTCGCCGTTGCGGTCTTTGAGGTACCAGATGTCGTTCTGCTGGCGGCGCGACAGGTACACGCCCCCGTCGGGCATGACGTGCAGCATGCGGGCGTTGCCCAGTTCGGTGGCCATCACGCTGATCTGGAAGCCGGCAGGCACCTTCAGGCGGCCCAGTTTGTCCGGCGTAAAGCCCAGCGCCACCGGCTCATTTCTGGTGACGGTGGCGCTGGCCGGCGGTTCCGGTGCGGGAAGCGGGCGGGGGGTGGGCGGGGCGGCCTGCGCCTGCACCAGCGACGGCGACAGGACACTCAGCAGACCCGTCAGAAAAACGCGCTTGAACATGAAACTCCTTCGGAAACGGAACGGAAAACGAAAGAACCAGGGCTGAGCACAGGACTTTCAGGCAGACAGGGCGGGACGGGTGGAGACGGGCCTCCTGGCCAGGGCATAAAGGAGTGCCGAGCGGCCATAGAAAAGGGCCTGCCCGCCACGCCGTGAACCGGACACCGACCC
Proteins encoded:
- a CDS encoding PQQ-dependent sugar dehydrogenase → MFKRVFLTGLLSVLSPSLVQAQAAPPTPRPLPAPEPPASATVTRNEPVALGFTPDKLGRLKVPAGFQISVMATELGNARMLHVMPDGGVYLSRRQQNDIWYLKDRNGDGLFDATERRQVAANLKLVHGLDDRGGKLYAVGEKTIWVMDIARDGTLGLPRIFADGFPDAGQHPARGLGWGPDGFLYASFGATNNDAQTQNPEEATVLRIRPDGQWREVYARGLRHTIGFGWHPVTKTFYGMDQGSDWHGDNIPPEELNTLERGKNYGWPFCYGTKNPDPYTNSSQIPGKITKAEYCAMTQGSTLTYTAHAAAIGLNFYTGQQFPAEYRNDAFVAFRGSWNRDQPSGYEIGRVVFDAQNRPERIEPFVSGFVYQEGTEWKQFGRVAGVATYTDGSLLFTDDQSGVIYRVRYTGGQ